Proteins encoded together in one Salvelinus fontinalis isolate EN_2023a chromosome 6, ASM2944872v1, whole genome shotgun sequence window:
- the LOC129857852 gene encoding CRACD-like protein isoform X2 yields MVDTTECSDCSIMASGPSDVMTNQDPADTTEECTGKKKSKFQTFKKFFAKKKRKEAATPAGDNGLKSSQSSDNVNASEPAFLIRSEKDEGSGSKIYMGNKALSHDSVFVSDLPLSEVNEDMGAFQDSIHGKVKSLQLQLKQAIRLGSPPSPCVKGDDAGTLSEDDGLPCSPPEYSTLHAVLAGVSHRRNSSLSLEGTDSDEDQMSCEVGSRSVSLLVPLPVDFSQPASPMGCLDNTAARHRLAVRHKACSKMRKPTTRVDGRAEGESFQEERLSVVIPEYVEEDKEEDVKCEQMGAAEKEQTDGAVVSQQAERSAPDKEDEQGDQPEVSQDVSSSSPSIQNESDFEECLSGQAKALTQTAPLPGSLDSLEPTTRDYDDFLLAPTGCEAAEGGSLLQEVLSSLKCPLTSVLGLEAVPLEEVNVKGLDPESRMDELADEPEPLSLPSDPTQQEEASLPSDGPDCPAESQKEEKGESEEYVVEHFKPEEEDQEEIKPEYLTKENQDIPSVYMKKEEKVDSEEEEEREEEAAVEKKEEAEEVVQNKAEEKKKDVWREEEKTEPISEVPVQTALLEPEEEEDVTPTSEEDDAQQVPDNDTDTERACESPECPTELPDQTVREQACVSQLPNSSTPPPDSSDQPESPTHTTQDQEEPGVMTEQYSITSPSAASGPEQSPQEPCSGPTATEDHGKPSCGSEQSGPRFTFSPTWQRLATKEPTSPSTSPSPATSPSVTVPGAVEVGVTGKTDPPSRVEPLSPVVAEVPACPSRTQSTTAPTNSSKDTPPAVPAAQEEGTPENPFGVRLRKTSVGMLRLGSESKTPPSSPAHSLPVEPQRASFTEPQQQSKSALLRKPSELDGIVKPKRTPDLSVGRVPSGGSSGGSESPSWISVARQKQRIFKENSLEETTEKKVPAEKGEPNGKGSIPTLTSPVNKDQAKLPGPPVKVLCSLEISKPAVVEKEGKKAPAHPAPTALAQDEPPWMALAKKKAKAWSEMPQIVQ; encoded by the exons CAGTGACTGCAGCATCATGGCCTCTGGACCATCAGATGTGATGACCAACCAGGATCCTGCAGACACCACAGAAGAGTGCACAG GCAAGAAGAAGTCCAAGTTCCAGACCTTCAAGAAGTTTTTTGCTAAGAAGAAGAGAAAAGAGGCTGCCACTCCTGCCGGGGACAATGGGTTGAAGTCTAGCCAGTCCAGTGACAATGTCAATGCCAGTGAACCAGCATTCCTCATCCGGTCTGAGAAAGACGAGGGCTCTGG GTCAAAAATCTACATGGGAAATAAGGCTCTGTCACATGACAGTGTCTTTGTCTCCGATTTGCCCCTGTCAGAGGTAAACGAGGATATGGGAGCCTTTCAGGACAGCATCCATGGAAAAGTCAAGTCTCTACAG CTCCAGCTGAAACAGGCCATCAGGCTAGGCTCTCCTCCGTCTCCGTGTGTGAAGGGGGATGACGCAGGGACTCTGTCTGAGGATGATGGCCTTCCCTGCAGCCCACCAGAGTACTCCACCCTGCACGCCGTCCTGGCTGGGGTGTCCCACAGG AGGAACAGCTCCCTGAGTCTGGAGGGAACAGACAGCGATGAAGACCAG ATGTCCTGTGAGGTGGGCTCAAGATCGGTCAGTCTCCTGGTCCCCCTGCCTGTAGACTTCAGCCAGCCTGCCAGTCCCATGGGCTGCCTGGACAACACCGCCGCTCGCCACCGCCTGGCCGTCCGACACAAGGCCTGCTCCAAGATGAGGAAACCCACCACT AGGGTTGATGGCAGGGCTGAGGGAGAATCATTCCAAGAGGAAAGACTGAGTGTTGTAATTCCAGAATATGTGGAGGAGGACAAGGAGGAAg ATGTGAAATGTGAGCAGATGGGTGCTGCCGAGAAGGAGCAGACCGATGGGGCCGTGGTATCCCAGCAGGCCGAGCGATCAGCCCCAGATAAGGAGGATGAGCAGGGGGACCAACCGGAAGTGTCTCAGGATGTCTCTTCCTCATCCCCTTCCATACAGAATGAGTCTGACTTTGAGGAATGTCTCTCAGGCCAGGCTAAGGCTCTAACCCAGACTGCACCCCTGCCTGGCTCCCTGGACTCTCTGGAGCCCACTACTAGAGACTACGATGACTTCCTCCTGGCCCCTACTGGATGTGAGGCGGCTGAGGGTGGCTCTCTACTCCAGGAGGTGCTGAGCTCCCTCAAGTGTCCCCTAACGTCTGTCCTGGGGCTGGAGGCTGTGCCCCTGGAGGAGGTGAATGTGAAGGGTTTAGACCCTGAGAGCAGGATGGATGAGCTGGCTGATGAGCCTGAGCCTCTGTCCCTTCCTTCAGATCCAACCCAACAGGAAGAAGCCTCTCTCCCCAGTGATGGACCTGACTGCCCAGCAGAGTCCCAAAAGGAGGAGAAGGGTGAGTCTGAGGAGTATGTGGTAGAACATTTCAAGCCAGAGGAAGAGGATCAAGAGGAAATCAAGCCTGAATACTTAACAAAAGAAAATCAGGACATTCCTTCAGTTTATATGAAAAAGGAGGAAAAAGTAGAtagtgaggaagaagaggagagggaggaggaagcagCGGTAGAGAAAaaggaggaagcagaggaggttGTCCAAAACAAGGCAGAGGAAAAAAAGAAAGATGTGTGGAGGGAGGAGGAAAAAACAGAGCCAATCTCAGAGGTGCCAGTGCAAACAGCCTTATTGGAgccagaggaagaagaggatgtaaCGCCAACCTCTGAGGAGGATGATGCACAGCAGGTTCCAGACAATGACACAGACACTGAGAGAGCTTGTGAGAGCCCCGAGTGCCCCACTGAGCTGCCTGACCAAACAGTTAGGGAACAAGCCTGTGTCTCCCAGCTGCCAAATAGCAGTACACCTCCTCCAGATTCCTCAGACCAGCCTGAGTCCCCTACACATACCACACAGGACCAGGAAGAGCCCGGTGTAATGACTGAGCAGTACAGTATAACCAGTCCCAGTGCAGCTTCTGGCCCAGAGCAGAGCCCCCAGGAGCCCTGTAGTGGACCAACTGCCACAGAGGATCATGGGAAGCCATCTTGTGGCTCTGAGCAGAGTGGACCCAGGTTCACATTTTCCCCCACCTGGCAAAGGTTGGCCACCAAAGAGCCAACCTCCCCTTCTACATCTCCCTCCCCTGCTACCTCCCCCTCTGTCACTGTGCCTGGGGCTGTGGAAGTGGGGGTTACAGGAAAAACAGATCCCCCAAGTAGAGTGGAGCCACTTAGCCCTGTGGTGGCTGAAGTCCCTGCTTGTCCCAGCAGAACACAGAGCACCACAGCACCCACAAATTCCTCAAAAGACACTCCACCTGCCGTTCCTGCAGCCCAGGAGGAAGGGACCCCTGAGAATCCGTTTGGTGTTAGGCTGAGGAAGACCTCTGTGGGTATGTTGCGCTTAGGATCAGAGAGTAAAACTCCCCCCTCATCCCCAGCACACTCCCTTCCCGTAGAACCACAGAGGGCCTCGTTCACTGAACCACAGCAACAAAGCAAATCTGCCCTGCTCAGAAAGCCCTCGGAGCTGGACGGTATCGTCAAGCCCAAGAGAACACCAG ATCTGTCTGTGGGTCGAGTGCCTAGTGGTGGATCTAGTGGGGGATCTGAATCACCAAGCTGGATCTCAGTGGCCAGACAAAAGCAAAGAATCTTCAAAGAGAATTCATTGGAGGAAACCACCGAGAAGAAGGTCCCTGCAGAGAAG GGGGAGCCTAACGGAAAAGGTTCCATTCCTACATTGACGAGTCCTGTCAACAAAGACCAAGCCAAGCTTCCTGGACCTCCTGTAAAAG tgttgtgttcTCTTGAGATCTCTAAGCCTGCCGTGGTTGAGAAGGAGGGGAAGAAAGCCCCGGCTCACCCTGCACCTACAGCCCTAGCCCAGGATGAACCCCCATGGATGGCCCTGGCCAAAAAGAAGGCCAAAGCCTGGAGCGAAATGCCCCAGATAGTTCAGTAA
- the LOC129857852 gene encoding CRACD-like protein isoform X1: MAGFYGCLLGKNSDCSIMASGPSDVMTNQDPADTTEECTGKKKSKFQTFKKFFAKKKRKEAATPAGDNGLKSSQSSDNVNASEPAFLIRSEKDEGSGSKIYMGNKALSHDSVFVSDLPLSEVNEDMGAFQDSIHGKVKSLQLQLKQAIRLGSPPSPCVKGDDAGTLSEDDGLPCSPPEYSTLHAVLAGVSHRRNSSLSLEGTDSDEDQMSCEVGSRSVSLLVPLPVDFSQPASPMGCLDNTAARHRLAVRHKACSKMRKPTTRVDGRAEGESFQEERLSVVIPEYVEEDKEEDVKCEQMGAAEKEQTDGAVVSQQAERSAPDKEDEQGDQPEVSQDVSSSSPSIQNESDFEECLSGQAKALTQTAPLPGSLDSLEPTTRDYDDFLLAPTGCEAAEGGSLLQEVLSSLKCPLTSVLGLEAVPLEEVNVKGLDPESRMDELADEPEPLSLPSDPTQQEEASLPSDGPDCPAESQKEEKGESEEYVVEHFKPEEEDQEEIKPEYLTKENQDIPSVYMKKEEKVDSEEEEEREEEAAVEKKEEAEEVVQNKAEEKKKDVWREEEKTEPISEVPVQTALLEPEEEEDVTPTSEEDDAQQVPDNDTDTERACESPECPTELPDQTVREQACVSQLPNSSTPPPDSSDQPESPTHTTQDQEEPGVMTEQYSITSPSAASGPEQSPQEPCSGPTATEDHGKPSCGSEQSGPRFTFSPTWQRLATKEPTSPSTSPSPATSPSVTVPGAVEVGVTGKTDPPSRVEPLSPVVAEVPACPSRTQSTTAPTNSSKDTPPAVPAAQEEGTPENPFGVRLRKTSVGMLRLGSESKTPPSSPAHSLPVEPQRASFTEPQQQSKSALLRKPSELDGIVKPKRTPDLSVGRVPSGGSSGGSESPSWISVARQKQRIFKENSLEETTEKKVPAEKGEPNGKGSIPTLTSPVNKDQAKLPGPPVKVLCSLEISKPAVVEKEGKKAPAHPAPTALAQDEPPWMALAKKKAKAWSEMPQIVQ; the protein is encoded by the exons CAGTGACTGCAGCATCATGGCCTCTGGACCATCAGATGTGATGACCAACCAGGATCCTGCAGACACCACAGAAGAGTGCACAG GCAAGAAGAAGTCCAAGTTCCAGACCTTCAAGAAGTTTTTTGCTAAGAAGAAGAGAAAAGAGGCTGCCACTCCTGCCGGGGACAATGGGTTGAAGTCTAGCCAGTCCAGTGACAATGTCAATGCCAGTGAACCAGCATTCCTCATCCGGTCTGAGAAAGACGAGGGCTCTGG GTCAAAAATCTACATGGGAAATAAGGCTCTGTCACATGACAGTGTCTTTGTCTCCGATTTGCCCCTGTCAGAGGTAAACGAGGATATGGGAGCCTTTCAGGACAGCATCCATGGAAAAGTCAAGTCTCTACAG CTCCAGCTGAAACAGGCCATCAGGCTAGGCTCTCCTCCGTCTCCGTGTGTGAAGGGGGATGACGCAGGGACTCTGTCTGAGGATGATGGCCTTCCCTGCAGCCCACCAGAGTACTCCACCCTGCACGCCGTCCTGGCTGGGGTGTCCCACAGG AGGAACAGCTCCCTGAGTCTGGAGGGAACAGACAGCGATGAAGACCAG ATGTCCTGTGAGGTGGGCTCAAGATCGGTCAGTCTCCTGGTCCCCCTGCCTGTAGACTTCAGCCAGCCTGCCAGTCCCATGGGCTGCCTGGACAACACCGCCGCTCGCCACCGCCTGGCCGTCCGACACAAGGCCTGCTCCAAGATGAGGAAACCCACCACT AGGGTTGATGGCAGGGCTGAGGGAGAATCATTCCAAGAGGAAAGACTGAGTGTTGTAATTCCAGAATATGTGGAGGAGGACAAGGAGGAAg ATGTGAAATGTGAGCAGATGGGTGCTGCCGAGAAGGAGCAGACCGATGGGGCCGTGGTATCCCAGCAGGCCGAGCGATCAGCCCCAGATAAGGAGGATGAGCAGGGGGACCAACCGGAAGTGTCTCAGGATGTCTCTTCCTCATCCCCTTCCATACAGAATGAGTCTGACTTTGAGGAATGTCTCTCAGGCCAGGCTAAGGCTCTAACCCAGACTGCACCCCTGCCTGGCTCCCTGGACTCTCTGGAGCCCACTACTAGAGACTACGATGACTTCCTCCTGGCCCCTACTGGATGTGAGGCGGCTGAGGGTGGCTCTCTACTCCAGGAGGTGCTGAGCTCCCTCAAGTGTCCCCTAACGTCTGTCCTGGGGCTGGAGGCTGTGCCCCTGGAGGAGGTGAATGTGAAGGGTTTAGACCCTGAGAGCAGGATGGATGAGCTGGCTGATGAGCCTGAGCCTCTGTCCCTTCCTTCAGATCCAACCCAACAGGAAGAAGCCTCTCTCCCCAGTGATGGACCTGACTGCCCAGCAGAGTCCCAAAAGGAGGAGAAGGGTGAGTCTGAGGAGTATGTGGTAGAACATTTCAAGCCAGAGGAAGAGGATCAAGAGGAAATCAAGCCTGAATACTTAACAAAAGAAAATCAGGACATTCCTTCAGTTTATATGAAAAAGGAGGAAAAAGTAGAtagtgaggaagaagaggagagggaggaggaagcagCGGTAGAGAAAaaggaggaagcagaggaggttGTCCAAAACAAGGCAGAGGAAAAAAAGAAAGATGTGTGGAGGGAGGAGGAAAAAACAGAGCCAATCTCAGAGGTGCCAGTGCAAACAGCCTTATTGGAgccagaggaagaagaggatgtaaCGCCAACCTCTGAGGAGGATGATGCACAGCAGGTTCCAGACAATGACACAGACACTGAGAGAGCTTGTGAGAGCCCCGAGTGCCCCACTGAGCTGCCTGACCAAACAGTTAGGGAACAAGCCTGTGTCTCCCAGCTGCCAAATAGCAGTACACCTCCTCCAGATTCCTCAGACCAGCCTGAGTCCCCTACACATACCACACAGGACCAGGAAGAGCCCGGTGTAATGACTGAGCAGTACAGTATAACCAGTCCCAGTGCAGCTTCTGGCCCAGAGCAGAGCCCCCAGGAGCCCTGTAGTGGACCAACTGCCACAGAGGATCATGGGAAGCCATCTTGTGGCTCTGAGCAGAGTGGACCCAGGTTCACATTTTCCCCCACCTGGCAAAGGTTGGCCACCAAAGAGCCAACCTCCCCTTCTACATCTCCCTCCCCTGCTACCTCCCCCTCTGTCACTGTGCCTGGGGCTGTGGAAGTGGGGGTTACAGGAAAAACAGATCCCCCAAGTAGAGTGGAGCCACTTAGCCCTGTGGTGGCTGAAGTCCCTGCTTGTCCCAGCAGAACACAGAGCACCACAGCACCCACAAATTCCTCAAAAGACACTCCACCTGCCGTTCCTGCAGCCCAGGAGGAAGGGACCCCTGAGAATCCGTTTGGTGTTAGGCTGAGGAAGACCTCTGTGGGTATGTTGCGCTTAGGATCAGAGAGTAAAACTCCCCCCTCATCCCCAGCACACTCCCTTCCCGTAGAACCACAGAGGGCCTCGTTCACTGAACCACAGCAACAAAGCAAATCTGCCCTGCTCAGAAAGCCCTCGGAGCTGGACGGTATCGTCAAGCCCAAGAGAACACCAG ATCTGTCTGTGGGTCGAGTGCCTAGTGGTGGATCTAGTGGGGGATCTGAATCACCAAGCTGGATCTCAGTGGCCAGACAAAAGCAAAGAATCTTCAAAGAGAATTCATTGGAGGAAACCACCGAGAAGAAGGTCCCTGCAGAGAAG GGGGAGCCTAACGGAAAAGGTTCCATTCCTACATTGACGAGTCCTGTCAACAAAGACCAAGCCAAGCTTCCTGGACCTCCTGTAAAAG tgttgtgttcTCTTGAGATCTCTAAGCCTGCCGTGGTTGAGAAGGAGGGGAAGAAAGCCCCGGCTCACCCTGCACCTACAGCCCTAGCCCAGGATGAACCCCCATGGATGGCCCTGGCCAAAAAGAAGGCCAAAGCCTGGAGCGAAATGCCCCAGATAGTTCAGTAA
- the LOC129857852 gene encoding CRACD-like protein isoform X4, with protein sequence MAGFYGCLLGKNSDCSIMASGPSDVMTNQDPADTTEECTGKKKSKFQTFKKFFAKKKRKEAATPAGDNGLKSSQSSDNVNASEPAFLIRSEKDEGSGSKIYMGNKALSHDSVFVSDLPLSEVNEDMGAFQDSIHGKVKSLQLQLKQAIRLGSPPSPCVKGDDAGTLSEDDGLPCSPPEYSTLHAVLAGVSHRRNSSLSLEGTDSDEDQMSCEVGSRSVSLLVPLPVDFSQPASPMGCLDNTAARHRLAVRHKACSKMRKPTTRVDGRAEGESFQEERLSVVIPEYVEEDKEEDVKCEQMGAAEKEQTDGAVVSQQAERSAPDKEDEQGDQPEVSQDVSSSSPSIQNESDFEECLSGQAKALTQTAPLPGSLDSLEPTTRDYDDFLLAPTGCEAAEGGSLLQEVLSSLKCPLTSVLGLEAVPLEEVNVKGLDPESRMDELADEPEPLSLPSDPTQQEEASLPSDGPDCPAESQKEEKGESEEYVVEHFKPEEEDQEEIKPEYLTKENQDIPSVYMKKEEKVDSEEEEEREEEAAVEKKEEAEEVVQNKAEEKKKDVWREEEKTEPISEVPVQTALLEPEEEEDVTPTSEEDDAQQVPDNDTDTERACESPECPTELPDQTVREQACVSQLPNSSTPPPDSSDQPESPTHTTQDQEEPGVMTEQYSITSPSAASGPEQSPQEPCSGPTATEDHGKPSCGSEQSGPRFTFSPTWQRLATKEPTSPSTSPSPATSPSVTVPGAVEVGVTGKTDPPSRVEPLSPVVAEVPACPSRTQSTTAPTNSSKDTPPAVPAAQEEGTPENPFGVRLRKTSVDLSVGRVPSGGSSGGSESPSWISVARQKQRIFKENSLEETTEKKVPAEKGEPNGKGSIPTLTSPVNKDQAKLPGPPVKVLCSLEISKPAVVEKEGKKAPAHPAPTALAQDEPPWMALAKKKAKAWSEMPQIVQ encoded by the exons CAGTGACTGCAGCATCATGGCCTCTGGACCATCAGATGTGATGACCAACCAGGATCCTGCAGACACCACAGAAGAGTGCACAG GCAAGAAGAAGTCCAAGTTCCAGACCTTCAAGAAGTTTTTTGCTAAGAAGAAGAGAAAAGAGGCTGCCACTCCTGCCGGGGACAATGGGTTGAAGTCTAGCCAGTCCAGTGACAATGTCAATGCCAGTGAACCAGCATTCCTCATCCGGTCTGAGAAAGACGAGGGCTCTGG GTCAAAAATCTACATGGGAAATAAGGCTCTGTCACATGACAGTGTCTTTGTCTCCGATTTGCCCCTGTCAGAGGTAAACGAGGATATGGGAGCCTTTCAGGACAGCATCCATGGAAAAGTCAAGTCTCTACAG CTCCAGCTGAAACAGGCCATCAGGCTAGGCTCTCCTCCGTCTCCGTGTGTGAAGGGGGATGACGCAGGGACTCTGTCTGAGGATGATGGCCTTCCCTGCAGCCCACCAGAGTACTCCACCCTGCACGCCGTCCTGGCTGGGGTGTCCCACAGG AGGAACAGCTCCCTGAGTCTGGAGGGAACAGACAGCGATGAAGACCAG ATGTCCTGTGAGGTGGGCTCAAGATCGGTCAGTCTCCTGGTCCCCCTGCCTGTAGACTTCAGCCAGCCTGCCAGTCCCATGGGCTGCCTGGACAACACCGCCGCTCGCCACCGCCTGGCCGTCCGACACAAGGCCTGCTCCAAGATGAGGAAACCCACCACT AGGGTTGATGGCAGGGCTGAGGGAGAATCATTCCAAGAGGAAAGACTGAGTGTTGTAATTCCAGAATATGTGGAGGAGGACAAGGAGGAAg ATGTGAAATGTGAGCAGATGGGTGCTGCCGAGAAGGAGCAGACCGATGGGGCCGTGGTATCCCAGCAGGCCGAGCGATCAGCCCCAGATAAGGAGGATGAGCAGGGGGACCAACCGGAAGTGTCTCAGGATGTCTCTTCCTCATCCCCTTCCATACAGAATGAGTCTGACTTTGAGGAATGTCTCTCAGGCCAGGCTAAGGCTCTAACCCAGACTGCACCCCTGCCTGGCTCCCTGGACTCTCTGGAGCCCACTACTAGAGACTACGATGACTTCCTCCTGGCCCCTACTGGATGTGAGGCGGCTGAGGGTGGCTCTCTACTCCAGGAGGTGCTGAGCTCCCTCAAGTGTCCCCTAACGTCTGTCCTGGGGCTGGAGGCTGTGCCCCTGGAGGAGGTGAATGTGAAGGGTTTAGACCCTGAGAGCAGGATGGATGAGCTGGCTGATGAGCCTGAGCCTCTGTCCCTTCCTTCAGATCCAACCCAACAGGAAGAAGCCTCTCTCCCCAGTGATGGACCTGACTGCCCAGCAGAGTCCCAAAAGGAGGAGAAGGGTGAGTCTGAGGAGTATGTGGTAGAACATTTCAAGCCAGAGGAAGAGGATCAAGAGGAAATCAAGCCTGAATACTTAACAAAAGAAAATCAGGACATTCCTTCAGTTTATATGAAAAAGGAGGAAAAAGTAGAtagtgaggaagaagaggagagggaggaggaagcagCGGTAGAGAAAaaggaggaagcagaggaggttGTCCAAAACAAGGCAGAGGAAAAAAAGAAAGATGTGTGGAGGGAGGAGGAAAAAACAGAGCCAATCTCAGAGGTGCCAGTGCAAACAGCCTTATTGGAgccagaggaagaagaggatgtaaCGCCAACCTCTGAGGAGGATGATGCACAGCAGGTTCCAGACAATGACACAGACACTGAGAGAGCTTGTGAGAGCCCCGAGTGCCCCACTGAGCTGCCTGACCAAACAGTTAGGGAACAAGCCTGTGTCTCCCAGCTGCCAAATAGCAGTACACCTCCTCCAGATTCCTCAGACCAGCCTGAGTCCCCTACACATACCACACAGGACCAGGAAGAGCCCGGTGTAATGACTGAGCAGTACAGTATAACCAGTCCCAGTGCAGCTTCTGGCCCAGAGCAGAGCCCCCAGGAGCCCTGTAGTGGACCAACTGCCACAGAGGATCATGGGAAGCCATCTTGTGGCTCTGAGCAGAGTGGACCCAGGTTCACATTTTCCCCCACCTGGCAAAGGTTGGCCACCAAAGAGCCAACCTCCCCTTCTACATCTCCCTCCCCTGCTACCTCCCCCTCTGTCACTGTGCCTGGGGCTGTGGAAGTGGGGGTTACAGGAAAAACAGATCCCCCAAGTAGAGTGGAGCCACTTAGCCCTGTGGTGGCTGAAGTCCCTGCTTGTCCCAGCAGAACACAGAGCACCACAGCACCCACAAATTCCTCAAAAGACACTCCACCTGCCGTTCCTGCAGCCCAGGAGGAAGGGACCCCTGAGAATCCGTTTGGTGTTAGGCTGAGGAAGACCTCTGTGG ATCTGTCTGTGGGTCGAGTGCCTAGTGGTGGATCTAGTGGGGGATCTGAATCACCAAGCTGGATCTCAGTGGCCAGACAAAAGCAAAGAATCTTCAAAGAGAATTCATTGGAGGAAACCACCGAGAAGAAGGTCCCTGCAGAGAAG GGGGAGCCTAACGGAAAAGGTTCCATTCCTACATTGACGAGTCCTGTCAACAAAGACCAAGCCAAGCTTCCTGGACCTCCTGTAAAAG tgttgtgttcTCTTGAGATCTCTAAGCCTGCCGTGGTTGAGAAGGAGGGGAAGAAAGCCCCGGCTCACCCTGCACCTACAGCCCTAGCCCAGGATGAACCCCCATGGATGGCCCTGGCCAAAAAGAAGGCCAAAGCCTGGAGCGAAATGCCCCAGATAGTTCAGTAA